A single region of the Agromyces sp. Leaf222 genome encodes:
- a CDS encoding acyltransferase family protein, with protein sequence MTTSPAIESAERVRSSRESATSPRRDIQALRAIAVSLVVVYHFWPARLPGGFIGVDVFFVISGFLITSHLLSSPTNSPRALAEFWGRRIRRLLPASGVVIVAALVATVLIAPTTLWRTTAMQSIFAGLYVENWYLATESVDYLAADAAASPVQHYWSLSVEEQFYVVWPIIFFVVALFAVRRRRAVLGTAVGALVAASFIASVVLVATDPAPAYFVTWSRVWELGAGGLLAFVAPAIAGFLAIRPRLSAVIAWSGYAVIAAAAVFITGAMAFPGWLALAPVLGTVLVISASEPTGAGSPFRLAGLRPVQWLGNVSYSAYLWHWPAVVLLPFIVGRESTWTDKLVTIAIVLVLSFASQRWIEDRFRGRRAFGTRLRGSFVAMIVIMAVVVASSLGVLALTDRMQAQAQARAAAALATAGSCLGAAAMRDAGCEPHGDELLVDPATAAGDRSAAYADGCWVLGDLSTWTTCHYGTSDPGARRVALIGNSHAGHWLPALQRVAEAENLSITTYLISLCYTVLDPIKMSTPAQTENCTAWNERAIGEIAEGDYDLVVTSNRTSSPLVGMTMPETQVAAIGAYDTTLRTWLDADIPVLVLRDTPASEKGVVPDCVAQHLDDVAACDSSLGALAVDPMADAAESIDDSRIAVVDLNDRLCGAGACYGVIGGLIAYFDAHHMTATFAETLAPDLVAPIEGLIGTN encoded by the coding sequence ATGACCACATCACCCGCGATCGAGAGTGCCGAGCGCGTGCGCTCGAGCCGCGAGTCGGCGACCTCGCCGAGGCGGGACATCCAGGCGCTCCGGGCGATCGCGGTGAGCCTCGTGGTGGTCTACCACTTCTGGCCCGCGCGGTTGCCAGGCGGCTTCATCGGCGTCGACGTCTTCTTCGTGATCTCAGGATTCCTGATCACCTCCCACCTGCTCTCGTCCCCGACGAACTCGCCGCGCGCGCTCGCCGAGTTCTGGGGCCGGCGGATTCGTCGCCTGCTTCCCGCGAGCGGCGTGGTGATCGTCGCGGCGCTGGTGGCGACCGTACTCATCGCTCCGACCACGCTCTGGCGCACGACCGCGATGCAGAGCATCTTCGCCGGGCTCTACGTCGAGAATTGGTACCTGGCCACGGAGTCGGTCGACTATCTCGCCGCCGATGCGGCGGCCTCGCCGGTGCAGCACTACTGGTCGCTGTCGGTCGAGGAGCAGTTCTACGTCGTCTGGCCGATCATCTTCTTCGTGGTCGCGTTGTTCGCGGTCCGCCGCCGAAGGGCCGTGCTCGGGACCGCGGTCGGTGCCCTGGTGGCTGCATCGTTCATCGCGTCGGTGGTGCTCGTGGCCACGGACCCGGCCCCGGCGTACTTCGTGACATGGTCGAGGGTCTGGGAGCTGGGCGCCGGTGGGCTGCTCGCCTTCGTCGCGCCGGCCATCGCAGGGTTCCTCGCCATCCGTCCGAGACTCTCGGCCGTCATCGCCTGGTCCGGGTACGCGGTGATCGCCGCGGCGGCGGTCTTCATCACGGGCGCCATGGCGTTCCCCGGCTGGCTCGCGCTCGCGCCCGTGCTCGGCACGGTCCTCGTCATCAGCGCCTCCGAACCGACCGGTGCCGGCTCCCCGTTCCGGCTCGCGGGGCTCCGCCCGGTGCAGTGGCTCGGAAACGTCTCGTACAGCGCCTACCTGTGGCACTGGCCGGCGGTGGTGCTGCTCCCGTTCATCGTGGGTCGCGAGAGCACCTGGACGGACAAGCTCGTGACGATCGCGATCGTGCTTGTGCTCTCGTTCGCGAGTCAGCGGTGGATCGAGGACCGGTTCAGGGGCCGTCGGGCGTTCGGAACGAGGCTCCGGGGCAGTTTCGTCGCGATGATCGTCATCATGGCGGTCGTCGTCGCATCATCGCTCGGGGTGCTCGCGCTGACCGATCGCATGCAGGCGCAGGCGCAGGCTCGTGCGGCGGCTGCACTTGCCACGGCCGGGTCGTGCCTCGGCGCGGCGGCGATGCGCGACGCCGGGTGCGAGCCGCACGGCGACGAACTGCTCGTGGATCCGGCGACCGCGGCCGGCGACCGGTCGGCAGCGTACGCCGACGGCTGCTGGGTACTGGGCGACCTGAGCACCTGGACCACCTGTCACTACGGGACCTCCGATCCAGGGGCACGCCGCGTGGCGCTCATCGGCAACTCGCACGCGGGGCACTGGCTCCCGGCCCTGCAACGCGTCGCCGAGGCGGAGAACCTCTCCATCACCACCTACCTGATCAGCCTCTGCTACACCGTGCTCGACCCGATCAAGATGTCGACTCCGGCGCAGACGGAGAACTGCACGGCCTGGAACGAGCGGGCCATCGGCGAGATCGCCGAAGGCGACTACGACCTGGTGGTGACCTCGAACCGAACGTCGTCGCCGCTCGTGGGCATGACGATGCCCGAGACGCAGGTCGCCGCGATCGGGGCCTACGACACGACGTTGCGCACCTGGCTCGATGCCGACATCCCGGTGCTCGTGCTCCGGGACACCCCGGCCTCGGAGAAGGGCGTCGTACCGGACTGCGTCGCGCAGCATCTCGACGACGTCGCCGCGTGCGACAGCAGCCTGGGCGCCCTGGCCGTCGATCCGATGGCGGATGCCGCCGAATCGATCGACGATTCGCGAATCGCCGTGGTCGACCTCAATGACCGGCTGTGCGGTGCGGGCGCCTGCTACGGGGTCATCGGCGGACTCATCGCGTACTTCGATGCGCACCACATGACGGCGACGTTCGCGGAGACGCTCGCACCCGACCTGGTCGCTCCGATCGAGGGCCTGATCGGCACGAACTGA